The following are from one region of the Halodesulfurarchaeum sp. HSR-GB genome:
- a CDS encoding N-6 DNA methylase — translation MSINGDNGKFEKSLWQSAQGLRGPVESAEYKHIVLGLLFQKFMSDAFQKRREELRELTYDEDSMYFCGDDEDERQFILEDKDAYHGENVFYVPEEARWEYLLENATDPDIGAKVDDAMRAIEDENPDRLNGMLPKRYSRIPQDTLEGLLNEFAEIDLGNGKDTQDEDIFGRVYEYFIKEFARQEGHRGGEFYTPKYVVELLVEILEPFEGRIFDPFSGSGGMFVQSHKFLKRKGGDDSQLSIYGQEVNDATWRICKMNLYLRGIDGNIQLGDSIRNDQFPNLRADKIITNPPFNMSEWGKDTVSDDDSRFEYGMPPSNNANFAFIQHMISHLDDDGMAGTVMANGSMSVQGQEGEIRKEIIEADLLDAVITLPGELFYTTSIPVCLWIISKGKDSDRYRNRTDETLFINAKDLYESIDRTQNRLTEDHIQTIADTVRAYRGEEGVDDYEDETGFCKVATTDEIADNDYMVTPGRYVGINRDTENEVPYEVKMEELSAELREQFQRSNDLQKEIEANLEELGF, via the coding sequence TCGGACGCATTCCAGAAGCGCCGCGAGGAATTGCGGGAGCTGACTTACGACGAAGACTCAATGTACTTCTGTGGCGATGACGAAGATGAGCGCCAGTTCATTCTAGAGGACAAGGACGCCTACCATGGTGAGAACGTCTTCTACGTCCCAGAGGAAGCTCGGTGGGAGTACCTGCTCGAAAACGCAACCGATCCTGACATCGGCGCAAAGGTCGACGACGCAATGCGGGCCATCGAGGATGAGAACCCAGATCGTCTCAATGGAATGCTGCCGAAACGATATTCCCGGATTCCACAGGACACCCTAGAAGGTTTACTCAACGAGTTCGCAGAGATTGATCTCGGCAACGGAAAAGACACGCAGGACGAGGACATTTTCGGCCGCGTCTACGAATACTTCATCAAAGAATTTGCCCGACAAGAAGGGCACCGTGGCGGCGAGTTCTACACTCCAAAATATGTCGTCGAACTATTAGTTGAGATTTTGGAGCCCTTCGAGGGCCGAATTTTTGACCCTTTTAGTGGCTCTGGTGGGATGTTCGTTCAAAGCCACAAGTTCTTAAAACGAAAAGGCGGAGACGACAGTCAGCTATCGATCTACGGGCAAGAAGTCAACGACGCCACTTGGCGCATTTGCAAAATGAATCTTTATCTTCGGGGTATTGATGGGAACATCCAGCTTGGCGACAGCATCCGAAACGATCAGTTCCCCAATCTCCGGGCAGATAAGATCATCACAAATCCTCCGTTCAACATGAGCGAATGGGGGAAAGACACTGTTTCAGATGATGATTCCCGGTTCGAGTATGGTATGCCACCCTCGAACAACGCGAACTTCGCCTTCATACAACACATGATCTCCCATCTCGACGACGACGGGATGGCGGGGACAGTCATGGCGAATGGATCGATGTCTGTTCAGGGCCAAGAAGGTGAGATCCGAAAGGAAATCATTGAAGCCGATCTATTAGATGCCGTAATCACTCTCCCGGGTGAACTATTCTATACTACCTCGATTCCGGTTTGCCTCTGGATCATCAGCAAAGGGAAAGATTCGGACAGATACCGGAATCGAACGGACGAAACACTGTTCATCAACGCAAAGGATCTCTACGAGTCGATCGACCGCACCCAGAATCGTTTAACGGAGGATCATATTCAGACTATCGCGGATACAGTGCGGGCGTATCGCGGTGAGGAGGGTGTAGACGATTATGAGGACGAGACTGGGTTCTGTAAGGTGGCAACGACGGATGAGATAGCCGACAACGATTATATGGTAACTCCCGGACGGTATGTGGGCATCAATCGAGATACCGAAAACGAGGTTCCGTACGAAGTGAAGATGGAAGAGTTGTCTGCCGAACTCCGTGAGCAATTTCAGCGCTCGAACGACCTTCAGAAGGAAATCGAAGCAAACTTGGAAGAGTTGGGATTCTGA